One Ignavibacteria bacterium genomic window, ACGGAACCATGAATCCACTGACACCCGACGAAGCACTCTATGCCTTTATGGATGGAGAGCTGGAGCTTCCGGACGAGCAGAGGCTCTTTGACGCTCTTGCCGGAAACCCTGAACTCCGTACGGAGATGAAGGACATCCTTTCGATCAGGGGCGCGGTCCATCGCGATCAACTCTTCCCTTCTCCATCGGTTGAGACAGGCATCTTAGCCGCAGCCGGTCTTACTCCTGCCGGTGCCGTCATCGGCGGTGCAGGGGCAGCCGCTGTCAGTGCCTCTGCTCCGTGGTGGGAAGGTTTGCAATCACTGGTGTACACAGCTGGCGGACTCGTAGCCGGCGCCTTGGTGATGTTCTCGGTGATGTCCACCACGCCTGCAGATAAGGGTTCCAATCTTGCCTCAGGGGGCGGAGCTGTTCCTCCATCACTACAACAACCGGTCATCACGGGTGCGCCACAACAACAACCGGAGCCTGTCATCGCACGCGTGGACACCGTCTACATCCGTCGCGTCATCGTCCCCGTTGAGCAACCTGCTGCACCGGTTCTGGCAACTGCGGCTCCGGAGGTTCAAATCGATGAAGCCGCTCAGACAACGGCCGCCGACCCTGCGATGATGATCGGTTCATCACCGTCTGTGGATCCGCTCTCTGCATCACGGTCGATCGTTGCACGGGATATCTATACAGAAGCTCCATATGGCTCGGCTGCATCACAGGGACTGCTTAGTTCCGATCGTGTCTCACCGCGTACAAGCACGCTGCCATTGTCATTTGGGTTCAGAACACTTGCGAGCGGACTCGATGCTTCGGAACCAACACCGGAAAGTGTTACGTCAACCCTTCTGCCGAACACAGCCTTCTCCTTGACCATTCCGTTGAGCGAACAACATCGAATTGGTGTTGAAATGGGCACGGAGTCATTCGTGCAAACATTCAACGGATTCGATGGATACCGTCAAGCAGAATGGACACAGACACCTGTCCTCTTCTGGATGGGAGCCACCTATCAATTCTCTTCGATCAACTTTGAGATCCTACCCGGCCTTCAACCATTTGCAATGGCTACCGTAGGTGCCGCATTCTCTCAAGGACCTATCGGACGCGGTACCATCGGCCTTGCGTATCAGCCGATCGGCCCGGTGAGATTCACTGTTGGTCTCGACGGTTCAGCACTCTTCTACACCTTCCAGAATTCGTGGTTCACATCCACGAAGTGGGGACTCTCCTATGGCCTCAGCATTGATCTCGGCGCGTGGCGGTAAGCAGCTCGCTGCCGTGTTGATCATGGCAACGGCGCTCTTCTCGTACGCCTGTAAATCTCCGGTAGAACTCGACGTGGACCGCAACAAGTCCTATGTTGACGGAGCGGTGCATCCAACACGGCTCTCCGTGTACTACTACTTCGGTGATAGTGCATACGAGGCTATCGTCACAGACACGGCGTTTCTGAACACGATATGGATCGAACGCAACACTGTTCCGTATCGCATGACCATTCCACGTCTAGAATTCTCCTTGCCGGACACGATACGTCCGAACATCGATCAATCACCGTTTGTCCGCACATTCTGCTTCTCCACGGATAACAAGATCTGCGATGGTGGATGGACTATGTGCCAAACGCCTGCATCGTGGATATCCGGAGAATACTTCACCGTTAACAATACGTGGTCCCCATACAAATGGGCCTCCGATGATCAGGGCAGACAGATACGCCTAGCCTTCTATGAAGTAGAAGGGGCTCGCATCGTTAAGGGCTCTGCACAGATCCTCGTTTCACATCCATATGATGCAGGGTACGAGTCGTACAGGGCGTTGCTTACGTTGGAATACTAGTTAGAGTGCTAGATTGTTAGAGTGCTAGATTGTTAGAGTGCTAGAGTCCCATCTTACGTCCCTCATAGCTCAAACTCACTGATCAGCGTCCGGTAGGAATCCGGGATGCGATCGGGTTTATGGCTGGCCGGGTTGAGATGGACCAGCACGCTGCTGGCAACGGCAAGGATGGTTCCGTTTTCGTGACAGATCACGTGTTCGAATCCGAAGGACGAGTTCTTGACGAAGGATACTCGGGTGAAGACCGTGTACGGATCATCGAATTGTGCTGCGGCCGCATATTCGATTGATGTCTTTGCAACTACAAAACGATGCTTGGTTACGAACGATGCACGATCGATGGGTACACCGATATCACGGAAGTACTCGATGCGTGCAGCCTCGAGCCAATACAAGTAGATGGCGTTATGGACGATGCCCTGACGGTCCACATCGTATGAGCGGACGCGGCTATGGAGACGATGGTGGAACGTGCCATGACCTTCAATGGTCACGGGTCCATGATCGACGGTTGCTTCTACTTTGTCTGAGGTTGGCATGATGATCCACGGTTGACGTAGTTGCAAAGATAGCGAAGGGGGCTGGTAGTCTCAGTTCCTGTTGAGTACACTGCGAACGATGCCCGCTGCCTCCGCGCGGTCGGCATCACTCACCTGATGATAGAACACGGCACGCATAGTCCCGGGCTTGATGGGTGCAATGCGAAGCCCCTTCTCAAAACAGGCAGCTATAAACTCCGCATCGGTCAATGCCGGCACCCGGAAGGCCACCACGTTGGTCTGCACTCTCTCGAGCTCAATATCAACGCCATCGATAGCGGCGATTTCTTCGGCAAAGGCTTTGGCGCGCTGGTGGTCTGCCGCAAGTTTCGGGAGGTTGGTGTCCAGTGCGTAGAGTCCGGCCGCTGCCAACACGCCAACCTGACGCATTCCGCCGCCCAACATCTTGCGCCACCGACGTGCGCGTTCGATCATCTCTCCCGAGCCGAGGATGAGCGAGCCGATGGGAGCACCAAGCCCCTTACTGAGACATACACTCATGGTGTCGAAGAGCTCTCCATACTCCGCCGCCGACGTTCCTGTAGCGGTCATGGCATTCCATATGCGGGCTCCGTCACAATGCACCGGCAATCCAGATCGATTTGCGACTAGGCGGAGGTTGCGGAGGTAGCTCATTGATAGGACAGTTCCGCCGTGACGATTGTGGGTGTTCTCCACGGCGATGAGAGCGGTGCGGGGGTAGTAATACGCGGCTGGTCGGATCGCACCAAGGACATCTTCCAAGACCATCGAACCGGCATCAGAATCCAGTGCATGGATCTGCGCACGAGCGATAACGCTTGTTGCTGCGTTCTCGTAATGGAAGATGTGGGCATTGCGTTCGGCGATCACTTCTTCACCGGTAGTCGCATGGAGAGCGATGCAGATCTGATTGCCCTGTGTACCGCTTGGGACGAACAAGGCGGCTTCCTTGCCGAACATCGACGCTACGCGATCCTGGAGTTCCAGGACCGTGGGATCTTCCGAATACACATCGTCACCCACCGAGGCACTGGCCATGGCTTGACGCATTCCGTCATCGGGAACTGTTAGCGTATCACTTCTCAGATCGATCATCATTCCGCCTTTGTGCATCATCGGGGTTATTTTTCGGGCTGTCCGACAAATTACGGTCCGATCCCCTCTTCCACCCTCGCCCCTTCCGCATGATCATGCCTTCCGACCATCCCGCCCGTTCTGCTCATGGCATCAAGGCTTCCGATGTACCTCAGTCCTTCCTGAGTTGGGGCGATCTGATGCGTCATCACGATGCCGCCTATTTGGAGAAGACGTGGTTGATCTATGTGGATGAGCGCGGCAACCGTTCATCGTGGTCGTACAGCGTTTTCATCGACGTCGCACGACGGATGGCCACCCACCTTCAGGATCATGGTGTGAGAAGGGGCGATCGGGTAGCGCTCGCCGGACATAATCATCCCGACACGGTGCTGGCCTATTTCGCTTGTTGGCTCATGGGCGCATGTGCTGTGCCACTGAACATGACCGAAGATGAAGGGCGACTTTCCTACATCGTACAAAACTGCGGCACCAAGGTCGTGCTGTGCAGAAGTGAATATCGATCACGCGTATTAACTGCTTGTGGAGATTCTGACATCGCGATCATCGATGTGGATACCGATACAACGGATCCTGCGTTCTATGCTACGGTCCGTGCATGTGAACCCTATCCATGGCCAGATGCCACGCTTGATATGCGGTGGGATGACTGTCTCATCGTCTACACAAGCGGAACAACAGGAAACCCCAAGGGTGTTGTCCTCATGCAGCAGAATCTCTTTGCTGATGGCACGGACATCTCATCATGGCATGGCATCACCAGCGATCAGCGCATGATGTGTGTGCTTCCCATTCATCATGTGAATGGAACCATCGTAACACATGTTGCCCCGTTCATTGCCGGAGCATCAGTGGTACTCCATCGCAAGTTCTCACCCCATCGTTTCTTCTCCTCTATCGTGAACGAAGACGTGAATGTTGTGAGTGTGGTACCAACGCTTCTGGCCTTACTCCTTGAAGCAGGTGCCGACGGAAGTGCCGTACCACAGTCGAGTTTCCGTCATATCATCTGTGGTGCCGGCCCCCTAACCTGTGAACTGGCTGACAGATTTGAATCCACCTATGGCATCCGCATCGTTCACGGCTACGGTCTGTCGGAAACAACGTGTTACTCCTGCTTCCTGCCTGTTGACCTCACCGATCATGAACATCGCTCATGGATGCAGGATCACGGATTCCCTTCCATCGGTGTTGCTCTCCCCTGCAACGAAATGGACATTCACGACGCATCGGGCAACTCCATTGCGCGCGGTGAGCGTGGCGAGATAGTTATCCGCGGCACCAACGTGATGCGCGGTTATGACGCCAATGATACAGCCAATGCAGAAGCCTTTGCCCACGGATGGTTCCGATCGGGCGATGAAGGTTTTTGTCTTCCCGATGAGAAGGGGCGCCTGTTTTACTTCATCACCGGTCGACTCAAGGAACTCATCATTCGTGGCGGCGTAAACCTCGCCCCCTTGGAGATCGACGAAGTGATCAATCG contains:
- a CDS encoding acyl-CoA thioesterase, with product MPTSDKVEATVDHGPVTIEGHGTFHHRLHSRVRSYDVDRQGIVHNAIYLYWLEAARIEYFRDIGVPIDRASFVTKHRFVVAKTSIEYAAAAQFDDPYTVFTRVSFVKNSSFGFEHVICHENGTILAVASSVLVHLNPASHKPDRIPDSYRTLISEFEL
- a CDS encoding aminotransferase class I/II-fold pyridoxal phosphate-dependent enzyme; the encoded protein is MMIDLRSDTLTVPDDGMRQAMASASVGDDVYSEDPTVLELQDRVASMFGKEAALFVPSGTQGNQICIALHATTGEEVIAERNAHIFHYENAATSVIARAQIHALDSDAGSMVLEDVLGAIRPAAYYYPRTALIAVENTHNRHGGTVLSMSYLRNLRLVANRSGLPVHCDGARIWNAMTATGTSAAEYGELFDTMSVCLSKGLGAPIGSLILGSGEMIERARRWRKMLGGGMRQVGVLAAAGLYALDTNLPKLAADHQRAKAFAEEIAAIDGVDIELERVQTNVVAFRVPALTDAEFIAACFEKGLRIAPIKPGTMRAVFYHQVSDADRAEAAGIVRSVLNRN
- a CDS encoding acyl--CoA ligase, with amino-acid sequence MPSDHPARSAHGIKASDVPQSFLSWGDLMRHHDAAYLEKTWLIYVDERGNRSSWSYSVFIDVARRMATHLQDHGVRRGDRVALAGHNHPDTVLAYFACWLMGACAVPLNMTEDEGRLSYIVQNCGTKVVLCRSEYRSRVLTACGDSDIAIIDVDTDTTDPAFYATVRACEPYPWPDATLDMRWDDCLIVYTSGTTGNPKGVVLMQQNLFADGTDISSWHGITSDQRMMCVLPIHHVNGTIVTHVAPFIAGASVVLHRKFSPHRFFSSIVNEDVNVVSVVPTLLALLLEAGADGSAVPQSSFRHIICGAGPLTCELADRFESTYGIRIVHGYGLSETTCYSCFLPVDLTDHEHRSWMQDHGFPSIGVALPCNEMDIHDASGNSIARGERGEIVIRGTNVMRGYDANDTANAEAFAHGWFRSGDEGFCLPDEKGRLFYFITGRLKELIIRGGVNLAPLEIDEVINRAPGVKAGICVGFENNMYGEEVGALVIASDPTADTASIIAFCRANLPFHKSPKVVIFTDALPVTSTGKYQRNKVKHLFAEWKDSQFRK